The Hippoglossus stenolepis isolate QCI-W04-F060 chromosome 3, HSTE1.2, whole genome shotgun sequence genomic sequence CAGCTGTGACTAAGAATGTGATGGTGACGGTGCTCTGCATTTCCATTAACTACATCAATAGTGCTCTGGTTCACACCTTCAGGAAGCACCAGGTCTGTTCCCACACAAAACTCAAACAGGATGAATGGAAACTGACTCTTCTGAaagaaatctgtattttatttaaacgagtcattattcattttccagaacagattatttaaaatattcagaagATAAAGAGCAAATGTATTTGAAAGCGTATTGTCTCATAGAGAACAAACTGTGGTGAAGAACTTTATCTGAAGTATAATTTAAATACATGACAAAGATCTGAGCACAGTTACGTTCAGGATCACTTTCATCCGCCCTGAAgagcagcagctttaatgtcCCTCCAGAGGACAAACTGCTGAGACGGTGAGAACCAGCTTCATGTTTGGtttagagacagaaagagaccgTATGCCACACGTGAATATCCAGGTTCAAAGGATTTAATCAACCGAACAAAGGGAACAAAAAACTATAACAATTtctatgagaaaaataaaattgcTTCTCCAAAGCAAAACTAAATAATATTATGTTATTAATTGGATTCCTGTTTTTATGCCTCAGTCATATTCAGCAGCACAACGTTGTCATGACCTTATCAGACTTGTTCTACTGTTCACAGATATGAGGTAAATATGGTATTATTATCAAAAatgataagaataataataaatgagaaactagtaaaaaataaataaaataatgagaaGAAGCTACGGAGAAGAActgaaattattaaaaaaggaaatataaagtTGAAGGTGAGTTCAGATTCTCCGGgagcacaataataaaaatgtgtgtttaagagATTTAAGAGCCTCACAGATCTCTTCAGGGTCTCGCCCCCCCTTCAGAAAGTTACCAAATATTTGAGTTATATTGAAGCTAtgagtttgtttctgtgacttGTTGAGAGTCACTTttattctcctgctgttttccccTCACAGATCTTCACCTCGAGCCCTCGATACCTTCTGTTCATCCACCTGGTGATAAACGACATGATGCAGCTGGCCCTGTCCACCCTCCTCCACATCATCAGCTACGCCCTGTACAAGATCAACGTCCCCTTCTGCCTCGTCCTGCTCATcgtcaccatcaccaccaccctcaACACCCCGCTGAACCTGGCTGGAATGGCGGTGGAGTGCTACGTCGCCATCTGCATCCCCCTCCGCCACGGTCAGATCTGCACCGTCAGGAACACCTACGTCCTGATTGGTCTGATCTGGGCTGTGGGTGCTCTTTCTATCCTACCcgacctcttcatcctcctggCCACTGAGCCTCTGCAGTTCTTCCACTCCAGGGCGTCCTGTGTCAGGGACAGGGTGTTCAGGAGCAGCTACAGCCTGAAGAAGAGAGACGCATCGCACATCGTTTGTCTCGTCTTCGTTTGGCTCGTGCTCTTCTACACGTACCTCAGGATTCTGTTCACTGCCAAGGGAGCGACTGCAGACTTTCAAAAAGCCAGAAACACTATTCTGCTCCACGGCTTCCAGTTGCTGTTATGCATGATTGTTTATGTGAGACCCATGTTTGAACAATGTCTGCTCTACCTGCTGCCCCAGAACTACTCCACCATACGCTTTTCCTCCTACGTCATTGCCCAGATCCTGCCGCGCTTTGTCAGCCCCATCGTCTACGGACTGCGAGACCAGCTCTTCAGGAGACATGTGAGAAGGTACCTGCTGTGTAAAGTCAGTACGAGCAACAACCAGCGGAAACACGTCACCGGGCCAAAAGTGAGGATTCAACTGAAGTGACAGCTTCACAGTGACAAACCGCAAACGTCTAATATCAATATCCAGCAGAGAAACCACGTGTGATCAGCCATTTGGTTCTAAATTCTtctgattatgttttcactttttaatatCTATTAAATCATCAGactaatacaaataaaatcaacaaataCTAAAACTCTAACTTTGAGTGAACATTTCCAAATTCTTCAggtttcatttgaaaaattcTAAGGTACAACATTGTTGAGTTAAAATATGAGTTATTAACACCAATCGATGGTTCTGGAAGccgaggatcatgggtaatatccagcgtttgtcagtgagtgggacgacacagtcagagctccactTCACAGACTGACACACGGATTCTTCTCCACATGAAAACCACCAGCGCACAGTGAGGAGCTCGCTAGCCGGTGGAAAGGAAGCTGCAGCACACTCGTCTTTACAGATTCTTACTTCTTGACGCTGCTTGTTGTCGTCATGGCTGAGGCTGGGACACGATCAGAAAAGAGAACCGCAGAAccacaaaaaagataaaagggGAAAAGATAAAGCAGGAGAAAGGATTCAAAACAGATCCGGACTTCTTCCTCCTACACAAGTCGTCTCgtgttcattgtgtttgtgaattgtgtatttgttcCCCTCCTTCTAAAAGGAGCTTTTTACTGCAGGAGACGCTGGGAACACAACTGCTTGACAAACATGAGAAGTTCCTCGTGGGGGCTTTAAATAAAACGTCTCCTTAGACTGTTACATATTGTCatggacatttttcattttcaataaaaacatttcagaccAATGGTGAAATTGAGTAACTGAGACAGTAACTGACGGATTAATCACTAAGTAGACCGACCCAATGGGAGGACAACAGTGTCCCCGCAGGAGGCCACGGTGCGTCCATCACTTCATGGAGACACTGGTCTCAAGTCAAATCAAGGCCATAAACATCACAGGATAAATAAAAGATGCTTCGATCTCACTGACGTCAACATAACCGTCACAAGCTCCTCCCTCCGGCATTaccatgttttccttttctctgatGAACTCTGACGTGTTTATAAAGACCGGTGTGAAGAGACGTCTGCCGTCAGCGTCTGACCTGGACTCAGGTAGGAAcaggacaggggggggggaggcagcTGCAGACTGCAACTCTCTGCTGAACCACTTTACACAGTTCAGTTCAAGATTTAGTTCAAtgtcaatgttttaaaaacattctttACATTGCTAGCTACTCTTTTATCAGGAAGAATGTAAACGTGaatatcaataataattagAGATAAATCTTAGGAGTTTACAGCCTGTGTTTCCGACTGTTGTGactgttgtatttgtgttgacaCTTCATTTAAGATGAAGCTCAGTATGATATTGTTGTCAGTTGCGTTTCTATTTCATGTATTAAAACTGCATGTTTTAGCAGCTGATTGGTCTTATTaatgttaaactgtttttataataaactaATGGACATGAATAATATCATGTTCACGTTTAAAACCCTTTAACGTATCAGCTTTAGTTcgtataaatgaaataataaacacCAGTGCGTGTTGTATGAGTCGATGCTCTTGTCCAACAGGTagtgaaggagacagaaaaggcAAAAGGTGAAAAGGGAATAATGGCAGAACGATGAAAGTCATAAAACTCAAATCAAGCAGAGCTCTCATTGATGTAGGAAATATT encodes the following:
- the LOC124851536 gene encoding odorant receptor 131-2-like, whose translation is MNVSSVNGSFVVNATERDTFTSAVTKNVMVTVLCISINYINSALVHTFRKHQIFTSSPRYLLFIHLVINDMMQLALSTLLHIISYALYKINVPFCLVLLIVTITTTLNTPLNLAGMAVECYVAICIPLRHGQICTVRNTYVLIGLIWAVGALSILPDLFILLATEPLQFFHSRASCVRDRVFRSSYSLKKRDASHIVCLVFVWLVLFYTYLRILFTAKGATADFQKARNTILLHGFQLLLCMIVYVRPMFEQCLLYLLPQNYSTIRFSSYVIAQILPRFVSPIVYGLRDQLFRRHVRRYLLCKVSTSNNQRKHVTGPKVRIQLK